One Burkholderia thailandensis E264 genomic window carries:
- a CDS encoding DJ-1/PfpI family protein: MTHIAILTFEGFNELDSLIALGMLNCVRKPGWRVSIASPTPRVCSMNGVVIDAQASLRCANGADAVLVGSGMRTREVVADAALLAQLRLDASRQLLGAQCSGTLVLAKLGLLDGVPACTDLTTKPWVQEAGINVLNRPFFANGNVATAGGCLASHYLAAWVIARLDGLEAAERALHYVAPVGEKEAYVSRAIAHVAPHLSASATAA; encoded by the coding sequence GTGACGCATATCGCCATTCTGACTTTCGAAGGCTTCAACGAGCTCGATTCGCTGATCGCGCTCGGCATGCTCAACTGTGTGAGGAAGCCGGGCTGGCGGGTGTCGATCGCGAGCCCGACGCCGCGCGTGTGCTCGATGAACGGCGTCGTGATCGACGCGCAGGCGTCGCTGCGCTGCGCGAACGGCGCCGACGCGGTGCTCGTCGGCAGCGGCATGCGCACGCGCGAAGTCGTGGCCGACGCCGCGCTGCTCGCGCAACTGCGGCTCGATGCGTCGCGGCAGTTGCTGGGCGCGCAGTGCTCGGGCACGCTCGTGCTCGCGAAGCTCGGACTGCTCGACGGCGTGCCGGCGTGCACCGATCTCACGACGAAGCCGTGGGTGCAGGAGGCCGGCATTAACGTGCTGAACCGGCCGTTCTTCGCGAACGGCAACGTCGCGACGGCGGGCGGCTGCCTCGCGTCGCATTATCTGGCTGCATGGGTCATCGCGCGTCTCGATGGGCTGGAAGCGGCGGAGCGCGCATTGCATTACGTCGCGCCCGTCGGCGAGAAAGAGGCTTACGTGTCGCGGGCGATCGCGCATGTCGCGCCGCATCTGTCCGCTTCGGCAACGGCTGCGTGA
- a CDS encoding NAD-dependent dehydratase produces the protein MKLLLVGSTGLVGRHVLGLALADPRVDGVTALARRALPAHPKLRALPVDFDRLPDDAPWWRADAAICTLGTTMRAAGSQPAFRRVDHDYPLAVARIARRHGTPTYVLNSALGADPSSRFFYHRVKGELERDLAGLGFASFTAVRPGLIGGRRDEFRAGERAAVLALTLFGPLLPRGWRLNPAARIARALLDAALNPAPGSHVIASDRLT, from the coding sequence ATGAAACTGCTGCTCGTCGGATCGACGGGGCTCGTCGGCCGTCACGTGCTGGGCCTGGCGCTCGCCGATCCGCGCGTCGACGGCGTGACGGCGCTCGCGCGCCGCGCGCTGCCCGCGCATCCGAAGCTGCGCGCGCTGCCAGTCGATTTCGATCGCCTGCCCGACGACGCGCCGTGGTGGCGCGCCGACGCGGCGATCTGCACGCTCGGCACGACGATGCGCGCGGCCGGTTCCCAGCCCGCGTTCCGGCGCGTCGATCACGACTATCCGCTCGCGGTCGCGCGCATCGCCCGGCGGCACGGCACGCCGACTTACGTGCTCAATTCGGCGCTCGGCGCGGACCCGTCGTCGCGATTTTTCTATCACCGCGTGAAGGGCGAACTGGAGCGGGATCTGGCCGGCCTCGGGTTCGCGTCGTTCACCGCGGTGCGGCCGGGCCTGATCGGCGGGCGCCGGGACGAATTCCGCGCGGGCGAGCGGGCGGCGGTGCTCGCGTTGACGCTGTTCGGACCGCTGTTGCCGCGCGGCTGGCGGCTGAACCCGGCGGCGCGGATCGCCCGCGCGTTGCTCGACGCGGCGCTGAATCCCGCGCCGGGCTCGCATGTGATCGCGTCCGATCGGCTGACCTGA
- a CDS encoding glycosyltransferase family 2 protein: protein MLLTIAIPTYNRAPCLRMLVDALLAQIAEMAPRDGRVEILIADNASNDGTGEYLRALAPSGFVTVHRHAENRGAAANVVHCFRHARSRYVWILGDDDLPLPGAVDAVLRHLASAGPDLFLLPAKWVPDHLEDAARACGRPCGARRVGRIDLARKASVMTTFISSWVVNREAYLHHYGDAGIDRFGDTLFPQLAWVFGLMRSGARFLSADGPWLLARAGNSGNYAVFDAFSHQYNRIVDQSFADAGWLRNFHRQDILWNFIPGLVWSVRTERAGRFEPFDAAAVEKVLSSAYAGSGFYMRIVLPMITRRAGIAKWYWVLARILRRVRLCWIFARASMRRRIASQPETG, encoded by the coding sequence ATGCTGCTGACCATCGCGATTCCCACCTACAACCGCGCGCCGTGTTTGCGCATGCTCGTCGATGCGCTGCTCGCGCAAATCGCGGAGATGGCGCCGCGTGACGGGCGCGTCGAGATACTGATCGCCGACAACGCCTCGAACGACGGCACCGGCGAATATCTCCGGGCACTGGCGCCGTCAGGTTTCGTGACGGTTCACCGGCATGCGGAGAATCGCGGCGCCGCGGCCAACGTCGTGCATTGTTTTCGTCACGCGCGGAGCCGCTATGTCTGGATCCTCGGCGACGACGATCTGCCGTTGCCGGGCGCTGTCGATGCCGTACTGCGCCATCTCGCGTCCGCCGGCCCTGACTTGTTTCTGCTGCCGGCCAAGTGGGTGCCGGACCATCTCGAGGACGCCGCGCGCGCATGCGGAAGGCCCTGCGGTGCGAGGCGCGTCGGCCGGATCGACCTGGCGCGGAAGGCGTCGGTCATGACGACGTTCATTTCGTCGTGGGTCGTCAATCGGGAAGCGTATTTGCATCACTACGGCGACGCGGGCATCGACCGCTTCGGCGATACGTTGTTTCCACAACTCGCGTGGGTATTCGGCCTGATGCGCTCGGGGGCGCGATTCCTGTCCGCGGATGGCCCGTGGCTGCTCGCGAGAGCGGGCAACAGCGGCAACTACGCGGTGTTCGACGCGTTCAGCCATCAATACAACCGGATCGTCGATCAGAGCTTCGCGGATGCCGGTTGGCTGCGGAATTTCCATCGGCAGGACATTCTGTGGAATTTCATCCCGGGCCTCGTCTGGTCGGTGCGCACCGAGCGTGCGGGGCGCTTCGAGCCGTTCGATGCGGCGGCGGTGGAAAAAGTGTTGTCGTCGGCCTACGCTGGAAGCGGGTTCTATATGCGGATCGTCTTGCCGATGATCACGCGCCGCGCAGGCATTGCGAAATGGTATTGGGTGCTGGCGCGCATCCTGAGGAGAGTGCGGCTCTGCTGGATCTTCGCACGTGCGTCAATGCGACGAAGAATAGCTTCGCAACCGGAAACCGGCTGA
- a CDS encoding LysR family transcriptional regulator produces MQFDDLRIFVTTVEAGSFTGAADKLLLSKQFVSRRVMALEASLGVRLLVRNTRKLAVTDLGHEFYRRATRILADVAETEEAMSARHGDLRGTLKISAPMSFGIAYLSPLIAEFLVRHPAVRLHVDLSDRHVDLIGEGFDLALRIGALPDSTLIARRLGELRMVACCSPAYRRKHRAPATPADLHGHACLLYGQEGRTGWEFTIGGARRTFEVQGALLANNGDVIRDAAIAGLGIALLPHFIVAAALDAGLLVTVLEPFAQSPLPVSAVYPQHRQDMATCRAFLGFIEERLRQGFAAPGR; encoded by the coding sequence ATGCAGTTCGACGATCTCCGAATCTTCGTCACGACCGTGGAAGCGGGCAGCTTCACGGGCGCGGCCGACAAACTCCTGCTGTCGAAGCAGTTCGTCAGCCGGCGCGTGATGGCGCTCGAGGCGTCGCTCGGCGTCAGGCTGCTCGTGCGCAACACGCGCAAGCTCGCGGTGACGGACCTCGGCCACGAGTTCTACAGGCGCGCGACGCGCATCCTCGCCGACGTCGCGGAAACCGAGGAGGCAATGTCCGCGCGCCACGGCGACCTGCGTGGAACGCTGAAGATCAGCGCGCCGATGTCGTTCGGCATCGCATACCTGTCGCCGCTGATCGCCGAGTTTCTCGTCCGGCATCCGGCCGTGCGGCTCCATGTCGACCTCAGCGATCGCCACGTCGATCTGATCGGCGAGGGTTTCGATCTCGCGCTGCGCATCGGCGCGCTGCCCGATTCGACGCTGATCGCGCGGCGTCTCGGCGAACTGCGGATGGTCGCGTGCTGCAGCCCCGCCTATCGGCGCAAGCATCGCGCGCCCGCGACGCCCGCCGATCTACATGGCCACGCGTGCCTGCTGTACGGCCAGGAAGGCCGCACCGGCTGGGAATTCACGATCGGCGGCGCGCGCCGCACGTTCGAAGTGCAAGGCGCGCTGCTCGCGAACAACGGCGACGTGATCCGCGACGCGGCCATCGCCGGGCTCGGCATCGCGCTACTGCCGCACTTCATCGTCGCGGCCGCGCTGGACGCGGGCCTGCTCGTGACCGTGCTCGAACCGTTCGCGCAATCTCCGCTGCCCGTCAGCGCCGTGTATCCGCAGCACCGGCAGGACATGGCGACATGCCGGGCGTTTCTCGGCTTCATCGAAGAGCGGTTGCGCCAGGGCTTCGCCGCGCCGGGACGATGA
- a CDS encoding glycosyltransferase family 2 protein gives MPITITVGVPAYSRPAELRELIESVLACEPPPDELLICEDASPEREVIRRIVGAQRDALARRGCRLRYVENERNLGYDGNLRMLIAQASGDYLMLLGNDDQLYADAIAETRRYAGAHPDVRFISRTYRRFSGHRDRGVLNETWLAKSDTVFHRDNSSPRLIFRLCGFVGGLVVNTEWARDLATSRYDGSLYYQYHLACHAYFGAGIGYIGKAIVAGRAENPPLFGHAAAEAGIHLPGAYRPAARARMWRGVLDISADVERALGVPLVDAVMREMAGRQSFHVFEMMPAQGRRATLELFVELRKLGLVRSPLPWLLASFVLTFGAAAAWGFRMLRRLQFAVERSLRIKC, from the coding sequence TTGCCGATCACGATTACCGTTGGCGTCCCCGCCTATTCCAGGCCGGCCGAGTTGCGAGAACTGATCGAGTCCGTGCTTGCTTGCGAGCCGCCGCCGGACGAACTGCTGATTTGCGAGGACGCGTCGCCGGAGCGGGAGGTGATTCGGCGGATCGTTGGTGCGCAGCGCGATGCGCTGGCGCGTAGAGGCTGCCGGCTGCGATACGTCGAGAACGAGCGCAATCTCGGCTACGACGGCAACCTGCGGATGCTGATCGCGCAGGCCTCGGGCGACTATCTGATGCTGCTCGGCAACGACGATCAGCTCTATGCGGATGCGATCGCCGAAACGAGGCGTTATGCCGGTGCACATCCCGATGTCCGCTTCATTTCGCGCACGTATCGCCGCTTCAGCGGCCATCGCGATCGGGGCGTGCTGAACGAGACTTGGCTCGCGAAATCGGACACGGTGTTTCATCGCGATAATTCGTCGCCGCGCCTGATCTTTCGTCTGTGCGGATTCGTCGGCGGGCTCGTCGTCAACACCGAATGGGCGCGCGATCTCGCGACGAGCCGATACGACGGCTCGCTCTATTACCAGTACCACCTCGCGTGCCACGCGTATTTCGGCGCGGGAATCGGGTATATCGGCAAGGCGATCGTCGCCGGACGCGCGGAGAATCCGCCGCTGTTCGGCCACGCGGCGGCCGAGGCGGGCATTCATCTGCCGGGCGCATACCGGCCGGCTGCGCGCGCGCGCATGTGGCGCGGCGTGCTCGACATTTCCGCCGACGTCGAACGCGCGCTGGGCGTGCCGCTTGTCGACGCCGTCATGCGCGAGATGGCCGGCCGCCAGTCGTTTCATGTCTTCGAGATGATGCCGGCGCAGGGCCGGCGCGCGACGCTCGAGCTGTTCGTCGAGCTGAGAAAGCTCGGTCTCGTGCGCAGTCCGCTGCCGTGGCTGCTGGCATCGTTCGTCCTGACGTTCGGGGCCGCCGCCGCGTGGGGGTTCAGGATGCTCCGCCGTCTTCAGTTCGCGGTGGAGCGCAGCCTTCGGATCAAGTGCTGA
- a CDS encoding DapH/DapD/GlmU-related protein, whose protein sequence is MLERLFFLLHRAGRVARAGMWRIAGQPAFARRGRASKIFGWRAIRVGKGATIGDACWIQAVERYGAQSFRPSISIGDDVHLSDAVHISAVSSIEIGNGCLLGSRIYIGDHAHGDSADDAHLSVPPARRPLARVEPIRIGDDCWICDGAVILAGTRLAPGCIVAANAVVRLTADVACVIAGNPATIVKRL, encoded by the coding sequence ATGCTTGAGCGCCTGTTCTTCCTGTTGCATCGAGCCGGCCGCGTGGCCCGCGCCGGGATGTGGCGCATCGCCGGGCAACCCGCGTTTGCGCGCAGGGGACGCGCGAGCAAGATCTTCGGCTGGCGCGCGATCCGCGTCGGCAAGGGCGCGACGATCGGCGACGCGTGCTGGATTCAGGCCGTCGAGCGCTACGGCGCGCAATCGTTTCGGCCGAGCATCTCGATCGGCGATGACGTGCATCTGTCGGACGCGGTGCATATCAGCGCGGTGTCATCGATAGAAATCGGGAACGGCTGCCTGTTGGGAAGCCGAATCTACATCGGCGATCATGCGCACGGCGATTCGGCGGATGACGCACATCTTTCCGTGCCGCCCGCGAGGCGTCCGCTCGCGCGCGTCGAGCCAATCCGGATCGGGGACGATTGCTGGATCTGCGATGGCGCCGTCATTCTCGCGGGCACGCGTCTCGCGCCGGGGTGCATTGTCGCCGCGAACGCCGTGGTCCGGCTGACGGCCGACGTCGCATGCGTGATCGCCGGCAATCCGGCGACGATCGTCAAACGACTATAG
- a CDS encoding glycosyltransferase family 9 protein has product MKILFIKLSALGDVLASTPLFASTKAEHPDWFVGHVVARPYADATRNNAHVDAQFVVDSPLSKGLAEKIGVAVGIWRYVLRERYDIAVVLHRSFVLQLICRLALVKKVVGYEGPFSFILNHSIPFSMRGNRSNLELRLLKSAGIIRDEKKKLRFDIDFGNVDPSRLRALPDAFIAVNAGGGNADAHAANKLWPAEHYGALIKQLPLPAVMLGHGAADERIRDRVAATGATFVDLIGKTNLDETAVVLRRSSLYVGNDSALLYLAASLGVTTIGIYGPTDPAAFSPLGANNLWLSGKTSCAPCYSSFDGIGGRMYTCADNICMKAVTVESVSERIHAALHQDQNLQVAGPDVVGSGQGGAASEAGDRARAHARAGHQAVGDGGFAVPVSRRPPVGARVSGRDD; this is encoded by the coding sequence ATGAAAATACTGTTCATCAAGCTCTCTGCATTGGGCGACGTGCTGGCCAGCACGCCGCTGTTCGCCTCGACGAAGGCCGAGCATCCGGACTGGTTCGTCGGGCACGTGGTAGCACGTCCCTATGCCGATGCGACGAGAAACAATGCGCATGTCGATGCGCAATTCGTTGTCGATTCACCTCTTTCGAAAGGGCTGGCGGAGAAGATCGGCGTGGCGGTGGGAATATGGCGCTACGTGCTGCGCGAGCGATACGACATCGCGGTTGTGCTGCATCGGAGTTTTGTACTACAACTCATATGTCGTCTCGCGTTGGTCAAGAAAGTCGTCGGATACGAGGGGCCGTTCAGCTTCATATTGAATCACTCCATTCCGTTTTCGATGCGGGGAAATCGAAGCAATCTGGAGCTGCGTTTACTGAAATCGGCGGGAATCATTCGCGACGAAAAGAAGAAGTTGAGGTTCGACATCGACTTCGGCAACGTGGACCCGAGCCGGCTGCGCGCATTGCCGGATGCGTTCATCGCCGTCAATGCCGGCGGCGGTAATGCGGATGCGCACGCCGCCAACAAGCTGTGGCCCGCCGAGCATTACGGCGCATTGATCAAGCAGTTGCCGTTGCCGGCCGTGATGCTCGGTCATGGCGCGGCGGACGAGCGCATCAGGGATCGGGTCGCGGCGACGGGGGCGACGTTCGTCGACCTGATCGGCAAGACGAATCTCGATGAAACGGCTGTCGTCCTGAGGCGCTCGAGCCTGTACGTGGGCAACGACAGCGCGCTGTTGTATCTGGCGGCATCGCTCGGCGTGACGACGATCGGAATCTACGGGCCTACCGATCCCGCTGCGTTCAGTCCGTTGGGCGCGAACAATCTGTGGCTGAGTGGCAAGACGTCCTGTGCACCGTGCTATTCGTCTTTCGACGGGATTGGCGGGCGCATGTACACGTGCGCGGACAACATTTGCATGAAGGCCGTTACGGTCGAATCCGTCAGCGAGAGAATCCATGCAGCCCTCCATCAAGATCAGAATCTACAAGTGGCTGGACCGGATGTTGTCGGATCTGGTCAGGGTGGTGCCGCATCCGAAGCGGGCGATCGGGCGAGGGCCCACGCGCGTGCTGGTCATCAAGCTGTCGGCGATGGGGGATTCGCTGTGCCTGTTTCCCGCCGTCCGCCAGTTGGCGCTCGCGTTTCCGGACGCGACGATTGA
- a CDS encoding pirin family protein, translating to MIEVRAANQRGRAEHGWLSSRHTFSFAEYYDPAQVGFSDLLVINDDRVAPGRGFGMHPHRDMEILSYVLEGALEHRDTMGTGSVIVPGDVQLMSAGKGIAHSEFNHSATEPVHFLQIWIGPSVRGVEPRYQQARVSDGEKRGRLRLIASPEGQDGSVKIRQDARVYAGLFDGDASERFALPPQRFAYVHVARGSVTVNGVELHEGDGARIRDEHALQIAGGKQAEVLLFDLRPIEVTAEWA from the coding sequence ATGATTGAAGTCAGAGCAGCCAATCAACGCGGCCGCGCCGAGCACGGCTGGCTCAGCTCGCGGCACACGTTCTCGTTCGCCGAATACTACGATCCGGCGCAAGTCGGCTTCTCGGATCTGCTCGTGATCAACGACGATCGCGTCGCGCCGGGCCGAGGCTTCGGCATGCATCCGCACCGCGACATGGAGATCCTGTCGTATGTGCTCGAAGGCGCGCTCGAGCATCGCGACACGATGGGCACGGGCTCGGTGATCGTGCCGGGCGACGTACAGTTGATGAGCGCGGGCAAGGGAATCGCGCACAGCGAATTCAACCATTCAGCGACCGAACCCGTGCATTTCCTGCAGATCTGGATCGGGCCGTCGGTGCGGGGCGTCGAGCCGCGCTATCAACAGGCGCGCGTGAGCGACGGCGAAAAGCGCGGGCGGTTGCGTCTCATCGCGTCGCCCGAAGGGCAGGACGGTTCGGTGAAGATCCGGCAGGATGCGCGCGTCTACGCGGGCCTCTTCGACGGCGATGCGAGCGAGCGGTTCGCGCTGCCGCCGCAGCGCTTCGCGTATGTGCATGTCGCGCGCGGATCCGTGACGGTCAACGGCGTCGAACTGCATGAGGGCGACGGCGCGCGGATTCGCGACGAACATGCGCTGCAGATCGCGGGCGGCAAGCAGGCGGAGGTGCTGCTGTTCGATCTGCGGCCGATCGAAGTCACCGCCGAATGGGCGTGA
- a CDS encoding glycosyltransferase family 9 protein, whose protein sequence is MGDSLCLFPAVRQLALAFPDATIDWLTSNRSNPALFAELPFIRTIFVTPPSLVRALTYLAGWLFKARRYDLTIDYDQYYCISELIAGMSACSAGFRTSLKGTTFSLSVEYEPLLNEKAMFRKLTERVFAAYGVSIPDYRADLPELIERFAPSEPLRALRTQLKQQGKPIIGIYPGSGANAAFRRWGVGNYVSLIERCKDRYAFVLLGGPDERELQADLKDIEGVCNLIDSMSLKEVAWFLKHTIDLLVGNDGGLLHVAESQAVATVGIFGPALYRKWGSSLERSIGVEKELPCRPCLKNYLGTVPSTCCLGTTACLTAISTDDVAQAMHRAVHRIHVVPGVHA, encoded by the coding sequence ATGGGGGATTCGCTGTGCCTGTTTCCCGCCGTCCGCCAGTTGGCGCTCGCGTTTCCGGACGCGACGATTGACTGGCTGACGTCCAACCGTTCGAACCCCGCGCTGTTCGCCGAGCTGCCGTTCATTCGCACGATCTTCGTCACGCCGCCGTCGCTCGTGCGCGCGCTGACGTATCTGGCCGGGTGGCTCTTCAAGGCGCGCCGCTACGATCTCACGATCGATTACGACCAGTACTACTGCATCTCCGAGCTCATCGCGGGCATGTCGGCGTGCAGCGCGGGCTTCAGGACATCGCTCAAGGGCACGACGTTCTCGCTGAGCGTCGAATACGAGCCGTTGCTCAACGAGAAGGCGATGTTCCGCAAGCTGACCGAGCGGGTCTTCGCGGCGTATGGCGTCTCGATTCCCGATTACCGGGCGGACCTGCCGGAATTGATCGAGCGATTCGCTCCGAGCGAGCCATTGCGGGCGTTGCGCACGCAACTGAAACAGCAGGGCAAGCCGATCATCGGCATCTATCCCGGTTCGGGGGCGAACGCGGCGTTCAGGCGCTGGGGTGTCGGCAATTACGTGTCGCTGATCGAGCGTTGCAAGGATCGATACGCGTTCGTGCTCCTCGGCGGCCCGGACGAGCGCGAACTGCAGGCGGATCTGAAGGATATCGAAGGTGTGTGCAACCTGATCGATTCGATGTCTCTGAAAGAGGTCGCATGGTTTCTGAAGCATACGATCGACCTGCTCGTCGGCAATGACGGCGGATTGCTTCACGTCGCCGAGAGTCAGGCGGTGGCGACCGTGGGGATATTCGGGCCCGCGCTCTACAGGAAATGGGGATCGTCGCTCGAGCGTTCGATCGGCGTCGAAAAGGAACTGCCGTGCCGGCCGTGTCTGAAGAACTATCTCGGTACCGTGCCGTCGACATGCTGCCTAGGCACCACCGCATGTCTGACCGCCATTTCGACCGACGACGTCGCGCAGGCGATGCATCGGGCCGTCCATCGGATACATGTCGTGCCGGGCGTTCATGCTTGA
- a CDS encoding integrase core domain-containing protein encodes MVRHHRLETLQHAGRVIADGIRIYNHRRPHQALKMNTPAETFALSA; translated from the coding sequence ATGGTGCGACACCACCGCTTAGAAACCCTGCAGCATGCCGGCCGCGTGATCGCCGACGGGATTCGGATCTACAACCATCGACGGCCCCACCAGGCGCTGAAGATGAACACCCCGGCTGAGACGTTCGCTTTAAGCGCTTAA
- a CDS encoding ClbS/DfsB family four-helix bundle protein, whose translation MAAPQTKQELLDAIRTAYRKLAADLADVPAKRARDAALEGHSQGARISVADRPANLIGRNRLVPKWCDTTA comes from the coding sequence ATGGCTGCGCCGCAAACCAAGCAGGAACTGCTGGATGCGATCCGCACCGCCTACCGGAAACTGGCGGCGGATCTCGCCGACGTGCCGGCCAAACGCGCGCGCGACGCGGCCCTCGAAGGCCATTCACAGGGCGCGCGGATCAGCGTGGCGGATCGGCCGGCCAATCTGATCGGCCGCAACCGGCTCGTGCCGAAATGGTGCGACACCACCGCTTAG
- a CDS encoding PLP-dependent aminotransferase family protein, which translates to MARARYKRLVDTLAADIRSGRLPPGTRLPTHRELAAAEGLALVTATRVYAELGAMGLVSGETGRGTFVRETALPRGLGIDQHASAAGVVDLAFNYPSLPEQAELLRGALRQLASSGDLDALLRYQPHGGRWHERASVARHLACRGLSTDAPRVAIVSGAQHGLAVTAMALLQPGDVVAVDALTYPGFKVVADAQRLELAPIPASGQGPDLDALERLCKTRRVRAVYTMPTLHNPLGWVMSAHRRRRLVAIARRHGLLIIEDGAYAFLADDPPAPIAALAPEATVYVSGLSKNVATGLRVGFVAAPEQWLPAIERAVRGTTWNTPGVMTAIACGWLDDGTVARLEADKRRDAAARQAIATVAFAGLRCVRHPASYFVWLPLAEDARADRVAMALMRERVAVSTAEPFATSAHVPHAIRVALGSVDLETLRDALGKVRRAADAYSY; encoded by the coding sequence ATGGCCCGCGCCCGCTACAAACGCCTCGTCGACACGCTCGCCGCCGACATCCGCTCGGGCCGCCTGCCGCCCGGCACGCGTCTGCCGACGCATCGCGAGCTCGCGGCCGCCGAGGGCCTCGCGCTCGTCACCGCGACGCGCGTCTATGCGGAGCTCGGGGCGATGGGGCTCGTGAGCGGCGAAACCGGCCGCGGCACGTTCGTGCGGGAAACCGCGCTGCCGCGCGGGCTCGGCATCGACCAGCACGCGAGCGCCGCCGGCGTCGTCGATCTCGCGTTCAACTACCCGTCGCTGCCCGAGCAGGCCGAACTGCTGCGAGGCGCGCTGCGGCAGCTTGCGTCGTCGGGCGACCTCGACGCGCTACTGCGCTATCAGCCGCACGGCGGACGGTGGCACGAGCGCGCATCGGTCGCCCGCCACCTCGCGTGCCGCGGGCTGTCGACCGATGCGCCGCGCGTGGCGATCGTCAGCGGCGCGCAGCACGGGCTCGCCGTCACCGCGATGGCGCTGCTGCAGCCCGGCGATGTCGTCGCCGTCGACGCACTCACTTATCCGGGCTTCAAGGTCGTCGCCGATGCGCAGCGTCTCGAGCTCGCGCCGATTCCGGCGTCCGGCCAGGGCCCCGATCTCGACGCGCTCGAGCGCCTCTGCAAAACGCGGCGCGTGCGCGCCGTGTACACGATGCCGACGCTGCACAATCCGCTCGGCTGGGTGATGAGCGCGCACCGTCGGCGCCGGCTCGTCGCGATCGCGCGCCGCCACGGGCTGCTGATCATCGAGGACGGCGCGTATGCATTCCTCGCCGACGATCCGCCCGCGCCGATCGCCGCGCTCGCGCCGGAGGCGACGGTCTACGTGTCCGGGCTGTCGAAGAACGTCGCGACCGGGCTGCGCGTCGGCTTCGTCGCGGCGCCCGAGCAATGGCTGCCGGCGATCGAGCGCGCGGTCCGGGGCACGACATGGAACACGCCCGGCGTGATGACGGCGATCGCCTGCGGCTGGCTCGACGACGGAACGGTCGCGCGCCTCGAGGCGGACAAGCGCCGCGACGCGGCGGCGCGTCAGGCGATCGCGACCGTTGCGTTCGCGGGGCTGCGCTGCGTCCGCCACCCGGCGTCGTATTTCGTGTGGCTGCCGCTCGCCGAAGATGCGCGCGCCGACCGGGTCGCGATGGCGCTGATGCGCGAGCGGGTAGCCGTGTCGACCGCCGAGCCGTTCGCGACGTCCGCGCACGTGCCGCACGCGATCCGCGTCGCGCTCGGGTCCGTCGATCTGGAAACGCTGCGCGATGCGCTGGGCAAGGTCAGACGGGCGGCAGACGCGTATTCGTATTGA